Proteins encoded together in one Coffea arabica cultivar ET-39 chromosome 2c, Coffea Arabica ET-39 HiFi, whole genome shotgun sequence window:
- the LOC113724443 gene encoding uncharacterized protein has product MGYVSAEGRVPYLAFADDTIIFTRCSETCLLALRDFLLLYQQHSGQKVNIGKSAFLSSSSLPTDLDNLVGSTLGFHKQCFPLKYLGVPLARGRMGAIIFDPLLASLRARLFHWSSKLLSMGGKVILLRHVLSSLPLFLLQALCPPKSVLVAMGRICNSFLWNLNVESRRVHWAAWEKLCFPVQEGGLGVRSFRDSARAFACKSWWQLRKNDSLWADFMHKKYIKGTHPSIAAVDRPPASWRRLLAVREFAESQIRWCLGKGFVDFWYDAWCGDLPLALELGVSDPPHFLVGEFFTSQGWNVLRLREWVPEAVVQRIATIFFSPEQDDVMGKGVTLGSRCNCCQQSHETVSHLFLHGTVAKAVWEHFLKTFGLFPANSSSAASMLTHWFLSHSKVSAVHVRVLVPLLVLWFIWKSRNLARFQAGIFTPTQVISQIEEFLGQMGRARAFARPSFAGDRDCPWASLCNPSRRDIGAMLVSWEKPPTGWLKLNSDASVINGKAAGGGVLRDHWGRVVWAYYKEFGDLDVLATEAQSLLFGLQLCVERGVSSWVRKPCQSGHCALFCERSHTTLDARRQPSFMYFEKPMRWRMH; this is encoded by the exons ATGGGCTATGTTTCGGCCGAGGGCAGAGTACCTTACCTTGCTTTTGCTGACGATACGATTATCTTCACTCGGTGCTCGGAAACTTGCTTGCTGGCACTACGTGACTTTCTCCTACTTTACCAGCAGCACTCCGGCCAAAAGGTAAATATCGGGAAGAGCGCATTCCTCTCATCCTCTAGCCTCCCTACAGATCTAGACAATCTTGTGGGTTCGACACTGGGGTTTCACAAGCAATGCTTCCCATTGAAATATCTAGGGGTGCCCCTTGCCCGTGGGAGAATGGGGGCGATAATCTTCGACCCCCTCCTAGCAAGCCTACGCGCACGTCTCTTCCATTGGAGCTCGAAACTTCTGAGTATGGGGGGTAAGGTTATTCTCCTCAGGCACGTGCTTAGCTCGCTCCCCCTATTTTTATTACAAGCGCTTTGTCCCCCAAAATCCGTCTTGGTGGCTATGGGCAGGATTTGCAACTCCTTCTTATGGAATTTAAATGTAGAGTCACGGAGGGTGCATTGGGCGGCGTGGGAAAAGTTGTGTTTCCCGGTGCAGGAGGGTGGTTTGGGAGTTCGCTCCTTTCGGGACTCTGCTAGGGCCTTTGCTTGCAAGTCCTGGTGGCAACTACGCAAGAACGACTCACTCTGGGCAGATTTTATGCATAAAAAGTATATCAAGGGCACGCACCCTTCGATCGCGGCGGTGGATCGACCCCCGGCTTCGTGGAGGCGCCTGCTAGCTGTACGGGAGTTTGCGGAGTCACAGATACGATGGTGCTTAGGGAAGGGATTCGTCGATTTCTGGTATGATGCCTGGTGTGGCGACCTCCCTCTTGCACTGGAGCTGGGTGTGTCGGATCCTCCCCATTTCCTAGTGGGTGAGTTTTTTACATCTCAAGGGTGGAACGTTCTGAGGTTGAGGGAGTGGGTACCAGAGGCCGTAGTTCAGCGGATCGCTACTATCTTTTTTTCTCCGGAGCAGGATGACGTGATG GGAAAGGGAGTAACGTTAGGCTCTCGGTGTAATTGCTGCCAGCAGTCGCATGAGACAGTTTCTCACCTTTTCCTGCATGGCACGGTGGCAAAAGCAGTATGGGAGCATTTTCTCAAGACCTTCGGCTTATTTCCGGCTAACTCGAGTAGTGCAGCTTCGATGTTGACGCACTGGTTTCTCTCTCACTCCAAGGTTTCGGCAGTACATGTGCGGGTTCTGGTTCCCCTATTGGTTCTCTGGTTCATCTGGAAGAGTAGGAACTTGGCAAGGTTTCAAGCAGGCATTTTTACCCCAACTCAGGTGATCTCTCAGATAGAAGAGTTTTTGGGACAGATGGGTAGGGCTCGTGCTTTCGCGAGGCCCTCTTTTGCAGGTGATCGGGACTGCCCGTGGGCGAGCCTCTGCAACCCCTCAAGGCGAGATATAGGGGCGATGCTGGTCTCTTGGGAAAAGCCACCGACGGGCTGGCTTAAGCTCAACTCTGATGCTAGTGTAATCAATGGTAAGGCGGCTGGTGGAGGGGTCTTGCGCGACCACTGGGGGAGGGTGGTCTGGGCGTACTATAAGGAGTTTGGGGACTTGGATGTGCTAGCAACGGAAGCCCAATCCCTTCTTTTCGGTCTCCAATTGTGTGTGGAACGAGGTGTTAGCTCGTGGGTTCGAAAGCCTTGTCAAAGTGGCCACTGTGCACTGTTTTGCGAGAGATCACACACCACATTGGACGCCAGGAGGCAACCCTCCTTCATGTATTTCGAGAAGCCAATGCGGTGGCGGATGCATTAG
- the LOC140035710 gene encoding uncharacterized protein, translated as MSDLRQLEVVRRCLKLNHGTSFLNGKARFLWSRDFKLSFLEGEGQVVHARLSFQSGAVVNVSAVYAKCTRVGRRPLWQALEAFDAGKGEPWIVAGDFNVVSSADERKGGLPVNATNMDEFNTAMYTCGLSSVDFDGSPFTWTNGTLWQRLDRALVNSLWAAAYTFTKVSHLPRGRSDHSPLLIKARVGSVVPSSFRFLNVWRTHPSFLETVSAD; from the coding sequence ATGTCTGACTTAAGGCAACTAGAGGTGGTACGACGATGCCTTAAGCTCAATCACGGGACCTCTTTCTTAAACGGCAAGGCAAGGTTTCTCTGGAGTAGGGACTTTAAGCTATCCTTCTTGGAAGGGGAGGGTCAAGTAGTCCACGCGAGGCTTTCCTTTCAGTCGGGCGCCGTTGTTAATGTCTCCGCGGTCTATGCCAAATGCACTAGAGTAGGCCGACGCCCTCTTTGGCAAGCCCTCGAGGCTTTCGATGCGGGCAAGGGTGAGCCGTGGATCGTAGCCGGGGATTTCAATGTGGTTTCGTCTGCGGACGAGCGCAAAGGGGGACTGCCGGTTAATGCCACTAACATGGATGAATTTAATACTGCTATGTACACTTGCGGTCTCTCCTCTGTTGACTTTGACGGCAGCCCGTTTACTTGGACGAATGGTACTCTTTGGCAGCGCCTGGACAGGGCCCTGGTGAACTCCCTGTGGGCCGCGGCTTATACATTTACCAAGGTGTCCCATCTCCCTCGTGGACGGTCAGACCACTCGCCTCTCTTAATCAAGGCCAGGGTGGGGTCTGTGGTTCCTTCTTCCTTCCGGTTTCTCAACGTGTGGCGTACTCACCCTTCCTTCTTGGAGACTGTCTCGGCAGACTGA